A single genomic interval of Flavobacterium sp. N2820 harbors:
- a CDS encoding VF530 family protein translates to MSNDPLHGKPLKEIVEQLVNFYGFDTLAELININCFKENPSVNSSLKFLRKTDWARKKVEELYVRTLPKL, encoded by the coding sequence ATGAGCAACGACCCACTTCACGGAAAACCTTTAAAGGAAATTGTAGAACAATTAGTAAACTTCTACGGATTTGACACGTTAGCCGAATTAATCAACATCAACTGTTTTAAAGAAAATCCCTCGGTAAATTCAAGCTTAAAATTCTTAAGAAAAACCGATTGGGCTAGAAAAAAAGTAGAAGAATTGTATGTGAGAACGTTGCCTAAGCTTTAA
- a CDS encoding DUF3127 domain-containing protein — translation MEVLGRVKLINPVQQVSASFKKRELVVTTEEQYPQHILIEFAQDKTDLLNNYNVGEQVKVSINLRGREWVNPQGETKFFNSIQGWRIEKVQAEAPSAPQMPPMPAAEAFEPATNFKEEEHDDLPF, via the coding sequence ATGGAAGTTTTAGGAAGAGTAAAATTAATTAATCCTGTACAACAAGTAAGTGCTTCTTTCAAAAAAAGAGAACTTGTAGTTACTACAGAAGAGCAATATCCTCAACACATTTTGATTGAGTTTGCACAAGACAAAACAGATTTGTTAAACAATTATAATGTTGGAGAACAAGTAAAAGTTTCTATCAATTTAAGAGGGAGAGAATGGGTAAATCCACAAGGAGAAACTAAATTTTTTAACTCTATCCAAGGTTGGAGAATTGAAAAAGTACAAGCAGAAGCGCCAAGTGCACCACAAATGCCACCAATGCCTGCTGCTGAAGCTTTTGAACCAGCTACCAATTTTAAAGAAGAAGAACACGACGATTTACCTTTTTAA
- a CDS encoding transglutaminase domain-containing protein: MKYIIYLLFFQTILFSQVKSIYAPVEKQMRLIPEQQTKSVQEIASYIQANFKGEELQIKAAYFYVISSISYDVTYNFSTELFSSDEDFVTKTIATNKGVCIHYAKLFKAIVDKLGYQCQIVTGYTKQNNQISNLSHAWCAIKMQDKNWYIFDPTWDSGYVKNEKFVRNLVSKHFKMLPSAAIISHMPFDYLWQFTKEPISNREFYNGKLYDGKPKINFEYQIEIDKYLKLSEIDKAFESSERIQKNEILNDLILEEYNYKKNIFNTTRLNKNVEKFNEIVEEYNIAIVLLNDFIIYRNKEFTPSYADAILLEMIKTPKERLENVQKEFFVLGSIGKENASSYNSLRASISDTVKQAQEQYEFVKEYISKSKKERKKMFRTVTWFGIPVK; this comes from the coding sequence ATGAAATATATAATTTATCTTTTATTTTTTCAAACTATTCTTTTTTCACAAGTTAAAAGTATTTACGCTCCCGTTGAAAAACAAATGCGTCTAATTCCAGAACAGCAAACAAAGTCGGTTCAGGAAATTGCAAGTTATATTCAAGCAAATTTTAAAGGCGAAGAACTGCAAATAAAAGCGGCTTACTTTTATGTGATTTCCTCTATTTCTTATGATGTTACCTATAATTTTTCTACAGAATTATTTAGTAGCGATGAAGATTTTGTTACAAAAACCATTGCAACAAATAAAGGAGTTTGTATTCACTATGCTAAACTGTTTAAAGCTATAGTAGATAAATTAGGCTATCAATGTCAAATAGTTACAGGTTATACAAAACAAAATAATCAAATTAGCAATTTATCACATGCATGGTGCGCCATTAAAATGCAAGATAAAAATTGGTATATATTTGATCCAACTTGGGATTCGGGTTATGTGAAAAATGAAAAATTTGTTCGCAACTTAGTTTCTAAACATTTTAAAATGTTGCCTTCAGCTGCAATTATTTCGCACATGCCCTTTGATTATTTATGGCAATTTACAAAAGAACCTATTTCCAATCGCGAATTTTATAATGGGAAACTATACGATGGAAAACCAAAAATAAATTTTGAGTATCAGATAGAAATCGATAAATACCTAAAATTATCTGAAATTGATAAAGCTTTTGAAAGTTCAGAGAGAATTCAAAAAAATGAAATTTTGAATGATCTAATTCTAGAAGAATACAACTACAAGAAAAATATTTTTAATACCACTCGACTAAATAAAAATGTTGAAAAATTTAATGAGATTGTAGAAGAATATAACATAGCAATTGTGTTGTTAAACGACTTTATTATATATAGAAACAAAGAATTTACACCATCGTATGCTGATGCAATTCTTTTAGAAATGATTAAAACACCAAAAGAACGATTAGAAAATGTTCAAAAAGAATTTTTTGTTTTAGGAAGTATAGGAAAAGAAAATGCATCAAGCTATAATTCGTTGAGGGCATCCATTTCTGATACGGTAAAACAAGCACAAGAGCAATATGAATTTGTAAAAGAATACATTTCTAAAAGCAAAAAAGAAAGAAAAAAAATGTTTAGAACCGTTACTTGGTTTGGTATTCCAGTTAAATAA
- a CDS encoding Rieske (2Fe-2S) protein, translating into MKKYIILLILPFLMGCDKENFSNNNPYLPNYGFSLNINMSLPQYSNLQFPSNAVYINNGSAGVRGIFVFNTGGSYVAFDAACPNQALSGCSTMTLSGINAVCGCDGASYSLFTGQAAGMQYPMKQYRVEQIDAVSLRVYN; encoded by the coding sequence ATGAAAAAATATATTATTTTACTTATTCTTCCTTTTTTAATGGGTTGCGATAAAGAAAATTTCAGCAATAACAATCCGTATTTACCTAATTATGGTTTTAGTTTAAATATTAATATGTCGTTGCCTCAATACAGTAATTTACAATTTCCAAGCAATGCCGTTTATATTAATAATGGTAGTGCTGGCGTTAGAGGAATTTTTGTTTTCAATACTGGCGGAAGTTATGTTGCTTTTGACGCTGCTTGCCCAAATCAGGCATTAAGTGGTTGTTCGACTATGACTTTAAGCGGCATTAATGCTGTTTGCGGTTGTGATGGTGCTTCTTATAGTTTGTTTACTGGTCAAGCTGCCGGAATGCAATATCCTATGAAACAATATCGTGTAGAACAAATTGATGCAGTTTCGTTACGTGTTTACAACTAA
- a CDS encoding sensor histidine kinase → MQFSERRNITRWFIIIASFFIVILILWNTYNFFQIFKTEERAKMEFWASALTTVANANENSDLDLPFEIISKNTTIPIFIADSNDRIIDFNNIDEEITNDSIALKKYFNSIKNDNQPIKMERSNNKYQLVYYGDSPLLNKLKYYPVALLLIIILFGAVVYNFYKATKMATQNKLWAGMAKETAHQIGTPLSSLIGWLEILKLENVEESMVAEIEKDINRLQTITDRFSKIGSEPALEKRNIIEDTRTTVEYLQSRVSKQVVFTFSAPEHPIFVAINPALHSWTIENLVKNAIDAMKGKGSLAIVISELENVVKINISDSGKGIPKNQFRKVFEPGFTTKKRGWGLGLSLTKRIVHEYHKGRIKVAHSEIGKGTTMQISFKKTTFI, encoded by the coding sequence ATGCAGTTTTCAGAAAGGCGAAATATCACTCGTTGGTTTATCATTATTGCTTCCTTTTTCATTGTAATCTTAATACTTTGGAACACCTATAACTTTTTCCAAATTTTTAAAACCGAAGAACGAGCAAAAATGGAATTTTGGGCAAGTGCTCTTACCACTGTTGCCAATGCAAACGAAAATTCTGATTTAGATTTACCTTTTGAAATCATTAGTAAAAATACTACCATTCCAATTTTTATTGCAGATAGCAATGACCGAATTATTGATTTTAATAATATTGACGAAGAAATTACGAATGATAGTATTGCTTTAAAAAAATATTTCAATTCGATAAAAAATGACAATCAGCCCATTAAAATGGAGCGTTCAAACAATAAATACCAATTGGTTTATTATGGAGATTCTCCTTTATTGAATAAATTGAAATATTATCCGGTTGCTCTACTGTTAATTATTATTTTGTTTGGCGCTGTAGTGTATAATTTTTACAAAGCCACAAAAATGGCCACACAAAACAAACTTTGGGCTGGAATGGCTAAGGAAACGGCACATCAAATTGGAACTCCACTCTCCTCGTTAATTGGTTGGTTGGAAATTTTAAAATTAGAAAATGTAGAAGAAAGTATGGTTGCCGAAATTGAAAAAGACATCAACAGATTGCAAACGATAACGGATAGATTTTCAAAAATAGGAAGTGAGCCTGCATTAGAAAAAAGAAACATTATTGAAGATACTAGAACAACCGTTGAATACTTACAATCGAGAGTTTCTAAGCAAGTAGTTTTTACTTTTTCTGCACCTGAGCACCCTATTTTTGTTGCGATTAATCCAGCGTTACATAGTTGGACCATTGAAAATCTAGTCAAAAATGCAATTGATGCAATGAAAGGCAAAGGAAGCTTAGCTATTGTAATTTCGGAGTTAGAAAATGTGGTAAAAATTAATATTTCCGATAGCGGTAAAGGAATTCCGAAAAATCAATTTCGAAAAGTATTTGAGCCTGGATTTACTACGAAAAAACGCGGTTGGGGACTTGGTCTTTCGTTGACCAAAAGAATAGTTCACGAGTACCATAAAGGAAGAATAAAAGTGGCACATTCTGAAATTGGAAAAGGAACTACCATGCAAATAAGTTTTAAAAAAACTACTTTTATTTAA
- the greA gene encoding transcription elongation factor GreA, with the protein MSTVSYYTAEGLKKLREELDQLKSIERPKASQAIAEARDKGDLSENAEYDAAKEAQGLLEMRISKMEEIVSNARLIDESQLDLSKALVLSKVKIKNQTNGMEMTYTLVAESEADLKTGKISVTSPIGKGLLGKSVGEIAEINVPNGVLKFEILEISRD; encoded by the coding sequence ATGAGTACAGTATCTTATTACACAGCAGAAGGGTTAAAAAAATTAAGAGAAGAATTAGACCAACTTAAAAGTATAGAAAGACCAAAAGCATCTCAAGCCATTGCAGAAGCAAGAGACAAAGGTGATTTGTCTGAAAATGCAGAATATGATGCCGCTAAAGAAGCTCAAGGATTATTAGAAATGAGAATTTCTAAAATGGAAGAGATTGTGTCAAATGCACGTTTAATAGATGAATCTCAGTTAGATTTGTCTAAAGCCTTGGTTTTGTCTAAAGTGAAAATTAAAAACCAAACCAACGGTATGGAGATGACCTATACTTTGGTTGCAGAAAGTGAAGCAGATTTAAAAACAGGTAAAATTTCTGTAACTTCTCCTATTGGGAAAGGTTTACTTGGAAAATCTGTTGGAGAAATTGCCGAAATTAATGTGCCAAATGGCGTATTGAAATTTGAAATTTTAGAAATTTCTAGAGATTAA
- the aat gene encoding leucyl/phenylalanyl-tRNA--protein transferase has product MYFLTKELYFPPVETASPEGIVAFGGDLSPERLILAYNSGIFPWFEDDEPILWWSPPERMVLFFEDLKISKSMRNIINQKKFKVTFNTAFKEVILNCKKISRKDQPGTWITDNMVEAYCKLHELGIAKSVEVWENEELVGGLYGVDLGHVFCGESMFSKVSNASKLAFIALAKQLEMANYHLLDCQVYNDHLASLGCVEIDREDFMVVLKV; this is encoded by the coding sequence ATGTATTTTTTAACCAAAGAATTATATTTTCCACCAGTGGAAACTGCTTCACCTGAAGGAATTGTTGCTTTTGGAGGCGATTTGTCTCCAGAACGACTCATTTTGGCATATAATTCGGGTATATTTCCTTGGTTTGAAGACGATGAGCCTATTTTATGGTGGAGCCCACCGGAACGAATGGTGTTGTTTTTTGAAGATTTAAAAATTTCGAAAAGCATGCGAAATATTATCAATCAGAAAAAGTTCAAAGTAACTTTCAACACTGCTTTTAAAGAGGTAATTCTAAACTGTAAAAAGATTTCAAGAAAAGATCAGCCCGGCACTTGGATTACGGATAATATGGTTGAAGCATACTGCAAACTTCACGAATTAGGCATAGCAAAAAGTGTTGAGGTTTGGGAAAATGAAGAATTAGTAGGCGGTTTGTATGGCGTTGATTTAGGTCACGTTTTTTGTGGAGAAAGTATGTTTTCAAAAGTTTCTAATGCTAGTAAATTGGCTTTTATAGCGTTGGCAAAACAATTAGAAATGGCCAATTATCATTTGTTAGATTGCCAGGTCTACAACGATCATTTAGCGAGTTTAGGTTGTGTAGAAATAGATCGAGAAGATTTTATGGTGGTGTTGAAGGTTTAG
- a CDS encoding HIT family protein has protein sequence MSSIFTKIVNGEIPCYKIAEDENYLAFLDVNPNAKGHTLCIPKQEINKIFDMEEAHYLGLMKFSRKIAKAVEKSVECKRIGVAVVGLEVPHVHVHLIPLQDMDDMRFQRKTSMSPEEFQELAKQIASNL, from the coding sequence ATGAGTTCAATTTTCACCAAAATAGTAAACGGAGAAATTCCTTGTTATAAAATAGCTGAAGACGAAAATTATTTGGCTTTTTTAGATGTAAACCCAAATGCAAAAGGACATACACTTTGTATTCCAAAACAAGAGATTAATAAAATCTTTGATATGGAAGAAGCGCATTATTTAGGATTGATGAAGTTTTCAAGAAAAATTGCAAAAGCAGTTGAAAAATCGGTTGAATGTAAACGAATTGGTGTTGCTGTTGTTGGATTAGAAGTGCCTCATGTTCATGTACATTTAATTCCGCTTCAAGATATGGATGATATGCGTTTCCAACGAAAAACCAGTATGTCACCAGAAGAGTTTCAAGAATTAGCGAAGCAAATCGCTTCTAATTTATAA
- a CDS encoding queuosine precursor transporter, producing the protein MFHRKKDIIYVVLAGIFITNALVAELIGGKLIYIGDVVMSLGILPWPIVFITTDLINEYFGEKGVKKLSFLTAGLIAYTFFLLLIGLNIPAVKGEGLISDEQFNAVFGQSMWIIVGSIVAFLVSQLIDVTIFHFVKNRTGKKMIWLRSTGSTLISQLFDSFIVLGIAFWLPGKIDTKMFIASAFTGYSVKLLIAVGLTPLIYLGHYLIDTYLATEKNDN; encoded by the coding sequence ATGTTTCATAGGAAAAAAGATATAATTTATGTTGTATTAGCTGGAATTTTTATTACCAACGCTTTAGTTGCGGAATTAATTGGCGGAAAATTAATTTACATTGGCGACGTAGTTATGAGCTTAGGAATTCTACCTTGGCCAATTGTTTTTATCACAACTGATTTAATCAACGAATATTTTGGTGAAAAAGGCGTAAAAAAGCTTTCGTTTTTAACCGCCGGATTAATTGCTTACACTTTTTTTCTACTACTAATTGGACTCAATATTCCTGCGGTAAAAGGTGAAGGATTAATTTCAGACGAACAATTTAATGCGGTTTTTGGTCAAAGTATGTGGATTATTGTTGGAAGTATCGTCGCATTTCTAGTTTCGCAATTAATTGATGTTACTATTTTTCATTTTGTAAAAAACAGAACCGGTAAAAAAATGATTTGGCTAAGAAGTACAGGTTCTACTTTGATTTCACAGCTTTTTGACAGTTTTATTGTGCTCGGAATTGCCTTTTGGTTACCCGGAAAAATTGACACAAAAATGTTTATTGCATCTGCTTTTACGGGATATTCGGTTAAATTGCTAATTGCGGTTGGCTTAACCCCTTTAATTTATCTTGGACATTATTTAATTGATACTTATTTAGCAACAGAGAAAAATGACAACTAA
- a CDS encoding TonB-dependent receptor: MKTLPKKSTRYKVRCTKTYLSLFSIFFSLFSFSQEAQKDTTKVTQLKEVIVSSVRAKDKNPITYTNVTAAEIAPRNLGQDIPVLLNYLPSVVTTTDAGNGVGYTYMRVRGSDGSRINVTLNGVPFNDSESQGTFFVNLPDFASSLESVQLQRGVGTSTNGAGAFGASLNMQTKSFQEKAYAEVSNSAGSFATRKHTLAFGTGLHNNFEMNARISNIASDGFIDRASSNMFGYFFNANYITEKSQVKFLAFGGKEKTYQAWYGIEDVDKLKNDRTFNPAGMYTDEFGNTQFYDNETDNYWQNHFQLHWSEKWSEKWISNAALHYTIGKGYFEQYREDENLADYNLPDFNGNSTSDLVRKRWLENDFFGATFSLNYRSPKTDFLIGGAANRYLGKHFGEVVWTQNYIPNQNRYYDDFGNKDDVNFYTKASYNITNKLNLFTDLQYRMVFYEATSVKFSDVNDTFRFFNPKAGLSYQLNAKNSFYGYFGIANKEPRRDDYENGSVKPERLFDYELGWKYTTQKVKISANAFYMNYKDQLVLTGALNDVGSPIFTNSGKSYRVGLEVESSIAITSKLILNPNVTLSQNKNQDFYFQRDGVLQNLGNTDIAFSPNLVIGNRLTFLPIKDFQISVLSKFVSEQYMGNIDSEQSKLDAYFVNDLNVNYEWKLNKAIKSIVFSGLVNNIFDLEYESNGYFYTYDDDWSSPGNVTTVEGTGYYPQAGINFLLGMSLKF; this comes from the coding sequence ATGAAAACTTTACCCAAAAAAAGTACAAGGTACAAAGTACGATGTACAAAGACTTATTTAAGTCTATTTTCTATTTTCTTTTCTCTATTTTCTTTCTCTCAAGAAGCGCAGAAAGACACTACAAAAGTCACACAGCTAAAAGAAGTTATAGTATCTTCGGTTAGAGCAAAGGACAAAAATCCAATCACTTACACTAATGTTACTGCCGCAGAAATTGCCCCACGCAATTTAGGACAAGACATTCCTGTTTTATTAAATTATTTGCCTTCTGTAGTTACTACAACCGATGCTGGAAATGGTGTAGGTTATACCTACATGAGAGTTCGTGGTTCCGATGGTTCTCGAATCAATGTAACTTTAAACGGAGTTCCATTTAACGATAGTGAAAGTCAAGGAACATTTTTTGTGAATTTACCCGATTTTGCTTCTTCATTAGAAAGCGTTCAGTTGCAACGTGGTGTAGGAACTTCAACTAATGGAGCCGGAGCTTTTGGCGCGAGTTTAAACATGCAAACCAAATCGTTTCAAGAAAAAGCCTATGCTGAGGTTTCAAATTCAGCGGGAAGTTTTGCAACTCGAAAACACACTTTAGCTTTTGGAACGGGCTTGCACAATAATTTTGAAATGAATGCTCGAATTTCAAATATTGCCTCTGACGGATTTATTGATAGAGCTTCTTCTAATATGTTTGGCTACTTTTTTAATGCCAATTACATCACCGAAAAATCGCAAGTAAAATTTTTAGCTTTTGGTGGGAAAGAAAAAACCTATCAAGCTTGGTATGGCATTGAAGATGTTGATAAATTAAAAAACGACCGAACATTCAATCCAGCAGGAATGTATACAGATGAATTTGGAAACACACAATTCTACGATAATGAAACCGATAATTATTGGCAAAATCATTTTCAATTGCATTGGTCTGAAAAGTGGTCTGAAAAGTGGATTTCAAATGCAGCACTACATTATACCATCGGTAAAGGTTATTTTGAGCAATACAGAGAAGATGAAAATTTAGCCGACTATAATTTACCTGATTTCAATGGAAATTCGACTTCAGATTTAGTTAGAAAACGTTGGTTAGAAAATGATTTCTTTGGTGCCACCTTTTCCTTAAATTATAGATCTCCAAAAACGGATTTTTTAATAGGCGGAGCAGCCAATCGTTATTTAGGAAAGCATTTTGGAGAAGTAGTTTGGACGCAAAATTACATCCCAAATCAAAACCGATATTATGATGATTTCGGAAACAAAGATGATGTAAATTTCTATACTAAAGCATCATATAATATCACAAACAAACTGAATTTATTTACCGATTTGCAATATCGAATGGTGTTTTATGAAGCAACAAGCGTTAAGTTTTCTGATGTAAATGATACATTTCGATTTTTTAATCCTAAAGCAGGTTTGAGCTATCAATTGAATGCTAAAAATTCATTTTATGGGTATTTCGGAATCGCAAATAAAGAACCAAGACGTGATGATTATGAAAACGGAAGTGTAAAACCAGAACGTTTATTTGATTATGAATTGGGTTGGAAATACACTACTCAAAAAGTAAAAATTAGTGCCAACGCATTTTATATGAATTATAAAGACCAATTGGTTTTAACTGGAGCTTTGAATGATGTGGGTTCGCCAATTTTTACCAATAGTGGAAAAAGTTATAGAGTAGGATTAGAAGTGGAGTCATCAATTGCAATTACTAGTAAATTAATTTTAAATCCAAACGTAACTTTGAGCCAAAACAAAAACCAAGATTTCTACTTTCAACGAGATGGTGTTTTGCAAAACTTAGGCAATACAGACATTGCGTTTTCTCCAAACTTAGTAATAGGAAATCGCCTGACTTTTTTACCCATTAAGGATTTTCAAATTTCGGTTTTATCCAAATTTGTAAGCGAGCAATACATGGGAAATATTGATTCAGAGCAATCTAAATTAGACGCTTACTTTGTGAATGATTTGAATGTTAATTACGAATGGAAGTTAAATAAAGCCATTAAATCAATTGTTTTTTCAGGATTGGTGAATAATATTTTCGATTTAGAATATGAATCAAACGGATATTTCTATACCTACGATGACGATTGGAGTAGTCCAGGAAACGTTACCACAGTTGAAGGAACAGGATATTATCCACAAGCCGGAATAAACTTTCTTCTAGGGATGAGTTTAAAATTTTAG
- a CDS encoding DNA-3-methyladenine glycosylase I — MTTKQRCAWCEKDDLYRNYHDNEWGKPVYDDATIFEFLILETFQAGLSWYTVLAKRENFRRAFENFDLKKIANYSEEKMAELAEDTGIIRNKLKIKATVSNAQAFIKIQEEFGSFSKYIWGFVDGKPIDNQPKTLSEVKATTPISDALSKDLKKRGFKFVGSTVMYAHMQATGMVNDHITECFTRK; from the coding sequence ATGACAACTAAACAACGATGCGCTTGGTGCGAAAAAGACGATTTATACCGCAATTATCACGATAACGAATGGGGAAAACCAGTGTATGATGATGCAACTATTTTCGAATTTTTGATTTTAGAAACATTTCAAGCGGGATTGAGTTGGTACACTGTTTTGGCTAAAAGAGAAAACTTCCGAAGAGCATTTGAAAATTTCGATTTGAAAAAAATTGCGAATTACTCGGAAGAAAAAATGGCAGAATTAGCAGAAGATACTGGAATTATAAGAAACAAATTAAAAATCAAAGCAACGGTTTCTAATGCGCAAGCTTTTATAAAAATACAAGAAGAATTTGGAAGTTTTTCAAAATATATTTGGGGATTTGTTGATGGAAAACCAATTGACAACCAACCCAAAACTTTAAGCGAAGTTAAAGCAACCACGCCCATTTCTGATGCCTTAAGTAAAGATTTGAAAAAACGTGGATTCAAATTTGTAGGTTCAACAGTGATGTACGCCCATATGCAAGCCACTGGAATGGTAAATGACCATATTACCGAATGTTTTACACGAAAATAA
- a CDS encoding flavin reductase family protein: MLSIDPKEIAPAKLQGYLQSAVAPRPIAFASTMDSNGNPNLSPFSFFNVFSSNPPILIFSPARRVRDNTTKHTLINAQNTREVVINVVNYDIVQQMSLSSTEYPEGVNEFEKAGFTMLKSDKVKPFRVAESPVQFECKINEVIALGDQGGAGNLVICEVVKIHINEAVLDATGNIDQHKIDLVARMGGNWYSRSNVGMFEVEKPLTTLGIGVDMIPDFIKESGYFSGNDLGKLGNIENIPTEEEIAIFVKENFEVKAVLSADDMDTKFQKAKEYVDSGRAIDAWKLLLAKK; the protein is encoded by the coding sequence ATGTTAAGCATCGATCCAAAAGAAATAGCGCCTGCAAAATTACAAGGATATTTACAAAGTGCAGTTGCGCCAAGACCTATCGCTTTTGCAAGTACTATGGATAGTAATGGAAATCCAAATTTATCGCCTTTTAGTTTTTTCAATGTGTTTAGTTCAAATCCGCCGATTTTGATTTTTTCGCCAGCAAGACGCGTGCGCGATAATACTACAAAACACACTTTAATCAATGCACAAAACACGAGAGAAGTTGTAATTAATGTAGTAAATTATGATATTGTGCAACAAATGTCGTTGTCAAGTACCGAATATCCAGAGGGTGTAAATGAGTTTGAAAAAGCCGGATTTACGATGCTAAAATCAGACAAAGTAAAACCATTTAGAGTTGCAGAAAGTCCTGTACAATTTGAATGTAAAATCAATGAAGTGATTGCTCTAGGTGACCAAGGCGGGGCTGGAAATTTGGTGATTTGTGAAGTGGTAAAAATTCACATCAACGAAGCCGTTTTAGATGCAACTGGTAATATTGACCAGCACAAAATTGATTTGGTTGCCCGAATGGGAGGCAATTGGTACAGTCGTTCCAATGTGGGTATGTTTGAAGTTGAAAAACCGTTGACTACTTTAGGAATTGGTGTTGATATGATTCCCGATTTCATCAAAGAAAGTGGTTATTTTTCGGGTAATGATTTAGGAAAATTAGGTAACATAGAAAATATTCCAACCGAAGAAGAAATTGCTATATTTGTAAAAGAAAATTTTGAAGTCAAAGCCGTTTTAAGTGCGGATGATATGGATACAAAATTTCAAAAAGCAAAAGAATATGTTGACAGCGGAAGAGCTATAGATGCTTGGAAATTGTTATTAGCAAAAAAATAA